A region from the Triticum aestivum cultivar Chinese Spring chromosome 3D, IWGSC CS RefSeq v2.1, whole genome shotgun sequence genome encodes:
- the LOC123074039 gene encoding uncharacterized protein has translation MAPKESTSSKLTMKLLVNSKTQRVLYAEAGKEVVDFLFSLLTLPVGTVVKLLSTDTMVGSVGNLYGSVEKLDDTYISREDAKKALLTPVAGCQGGMLLQLEAAPPESAYFYRCNSSIHSYPNCRSYVTKVSGSTCKSCHTKMTTQLVEVVDPDAGAVPSAAAGAGFVQRIVTYTVMDDLKVSPMSSISGITLLNKCGVTDIGSLQEKTVQLGYDEGLEILKASLQSKTVLTDVFLLKKRKG, from the exons ATGGCTCCCAAGGAGAGCACCAGCAGCAAGCTTACCATGAAGCTCCTGGTGAACTCCAAGACCCAGCGCGTTCTGTACGCTGAGGCCGGCAAGGAAGTCGTCGActtcctcttctccctcctcaCCTTGCCGGTGGGCACGGTCGTCAAGCTTCTGAGCACCGACACCATGGTCGGCAGCGTCGGCAACCTGTACGGCAGCGTCGAGAAGCTCGACGACACCTACATCAGCCGTGAGGACGCCAAGAAAGCCCTTCTCACCCCTGTCGCTGGTTGTCAGGGCGGCATGCTGCTCCAGCTTGAGGCAGCGCCGCCTGAATCCGCTTACTTCTACCGTTGCAACAGCTCCATCCACAGCTACCCAAACTGCAGAAGCTACGTGACCAAGGTAAGTGGCTCAACGTGCAAGAGTTGCCACACTAAGATGACCACGCAGCTGGTGGAGGTTGTGGATCCGGACGCTGGCGCGGTGCCTTCTGCTGCTGCTGGAGCTGGGTTCGTGCAGAGGATCGTGACGTACACTGTGATGGACGACCTGAAGGTGTCGCCCATGTCTTCCATCTCTGGGATCACACTCCTCAACAAGTGTGGGGTCACGGACATCGGGTCGCTCCAGGAGAAGACCGTGCAGCTTGGCTACGATGAG GGACTGGAGATACTGAAGGCGTCGCTGCAGTCAAAGACGGTTCTCACTGACGTCTTCCTTCTGAAGAAGCGCAAGGGGTGA